From a single Leptidea sinapis chromosome 19, ilLepSina1.1, whole genome shotgun sequence genomic region:
- the LOC126969705 gene encoding THAP domain-containing protein 2-like: protein MPSCSVKWCRSHTDMKNAGLTFHVFPKNEVRRKKWVNAIRLERHDLDWTPTEYSRICSIHFRSHDTYIRKNGKLNRLKKTAVPICTMVGSYAEPTRNVCGSASSTPQELGEPVNTWQRRTPHRARMGHAPETCFKGLGRSDNNPTAEGFATIQLGTNTAR, encoded by the exons ATGCCGTCGTGTTCTGTTAAGTGGTGCAGAAGTCATACGGATATGAAGAATGCTGGACTCACTTTCCATGT ATTTCCAAAAAATGAAGTCCGGCGGAAAAAATGGGTAAACGCAATTCGTTTGGAAAGACACGACTTGGATTGGACGCCTACCGAATACAGTAGAATATGCAGCATACACTTTAGAAGTCACGATACATATATTCGTAAAAATGGAAAGTTAAATCGATTAAAGAAAACTGCAGTGCCTATTTGTACA atgGTCGGTTCATATGCAGAACCGACTAGAAATGTATGTGGATCAGCCTCAAGCACACCACAAGAG ctcggcgaaccagtcaatacttggcaacggagaacgccccatcgagcacgcatgggacatgctccagagacgtgttttaaaggacttggacggagtgacaacaacccaacagctgaaggatttgctacaattcaaTTGGGgacgaataccgcaagatga
- the LOC126969869 gene encoding uncharacterized protein LOC126969869, whose protein sequence is MFPQMIKRLKEFIRLWETYPELWNISSKAYRDKLKKNIALDNLLVIYKKIKPSSTREDVKKKLNSLRTNFRKELKTVFQSKASGKGTDELYVPSSWTYYELLFLKNDEQPIPLRQRDNIDRETQEQEKYSVSSMDPPATPPTPTQPKKKKVSGIDHQTFMEQ, encoded by the exons ATGTTCCCCCAAATGATAAAGAGACTAAAGGAGTTTATTAGATTGTGGGAAACTTATCCGGAACTATGGAATATATCATCTAAAGCATATCGCGACAAACTGAAAAAGAACATTGCACTCGATAATTTACTtgtgatatataaaaaaattaaaccatcAAGCACGAGAGAAGATGTAAAAAAGAAGCTGAATTCTTTGAGAACTAATTTCAGAAAAGAATTAAAAACGGTCTTCCAATCTAAAGCTTCGGGTAAAGGAACCGATGAACTTTACGTTCCATCCAGCTGGACTTATTATGAACTactgtttttaaaaaatgatgaacaacCAATACCTTTAAGGCAG agaGACAACATTGACAGAGAGACACAAGAACAGGAAAAATATTCAGTGTCATCTATGGATCCACCAGCGACACCCCCAACTCCTACCCAACCAAAGAAAAAGAAAGTTAGTGGCATTGATCATCAAACTTTTATGgagcaataa